The following are encoded in a window of Phragmites australis chromosome 22, lpPhrAust1.1, whole genome shotgun sequence genomic DNA:
- the LOC133905450 gene encoding abscisic stress-ripening protein 5-like yields MAEEKHRHFFHHHKKDEEDQQPAAAGEYGGTAEYSETTVTEVVSTGEDEYGKYKKEEKEHKHKQHLGEAGAIAAGAFALYEKHEAKKDPEHAHRHKIEEEIAAAAAVGSGGFAFHEHHEKKDHKDAEEAGGEKKHHLFG; encoded by the exons ATGGCGGAGGAGAAGCACCGCCACTTCTTCCACCACCACAAGAAGGACGAGGAGGACCAGCagccggccgccgccggcgagtaCGGCGGCACCGCCGAGTACTCGGAGACCACGGTGACGGAGGTGGTATCCACCGGCGAGGACGAGTACGGCAAGTacaagaaggaggagaaggagcacaagcacaagcagcACCTCGGCGAGGCGGGCGCCATCGCCGCCGGCGCCTTCGCCCTC TACGAGAAGCACGAGGCGAAGAAGGACCCGGAGCACGCGCACAGGCACAAGATCGAGGAGGAgattgcggcggcggcggccgtcggTTCCGGCGGCTTCGCCTTCCACGAGCACCACGAGAAGAAGGACCACAAGGACGCCGAGGAGGCCGGCGGCGAGAAGAAGCACCACCTCTTCGGCTGA